The proteins below are encoded in one region of Holophagaceae bacterium:
- a CDS encoding type IV pilus twitching motility protein PilT produces the protein MQINELLTAVCELGASDLHLKVGNHPVARIKGRLVPMTQFKRLVQEDTIAMAYSIMASDKQKSKFKEYLDIDLAYSVPALGRFRCNVFNQRGTVGLVLRVIPRRIYSIEDLMLPKVLAKICEEQRGMVLVTGTTGSGKSTTLAAMIDLINATRIEHVLTIEDPIEYLHRDNQSIVNQREVGADCTSFSAALRSALRQDPDVILVGEMRDLETIETALHAAETGHLVFSTLHTLDATETINRIISVFPPHHQKQVRLQMAAVLKAVISQRLVPRSDGQGRVPAIEVLITTETVRTCIEDKDKTKNLRDVIASGTSQYGMQTFDQSLYFLLKQDLITEEEALKRATNVGEFKLKLEGVSSASDAARGNMENQMTISQGAGRESGSKASPVLPEPILAPKSSTTPLPPPQSDLKIGLGR, from the coding sequence ATGCAAATCAATGAACTCCTCACGGCCGTGTGCGAGCTCGGTGCCTCCGACTTGCATTTGAAGGTGGGCAACCATCCGGTGGCCCGCATCAAGGGCCGCCTGGTCCCCATGACGCAGTTCAAGCGGCTGGTGCAGGAGGACACCATCGCGATGGCCTACAGCATCATGGCGAGCGACAAGCAGAAATCGAAATTCAAAGAATACCTGGATATCGATCTGGCCTACTCGGTGCCGGCCCTGGGCCGGTTCCGCTGCAACGTCTTCAACCAGCGCGGCACCGTGGGGCTGGTGCTGCGCGTGATCCCCCGGCGCATCTACTCCATCGAGGACCTGATGCTGCCCAAGGTGCTGGCCAAGATCTGCGAAGAGCAGCGCGGCATGGTGCTGGTCACCGGCACCACGGGCTCAGGAAAATCCACCACGCTCGCCGCCATGATCGACCTCATCAACGCCACGCGCATCGAGCATGTGCTCACCATCGAGGATCCCATCGAGTACCTCCACCGGGACAACCAGAGCATCGTCAACCAGCGCGAGGTGGGGGCCGACTGCACGAGCTTTTCGGCGGCGCTCCGTTCCGCGCTGCGCCAGGACCCGGACGTCATCCTCGTGGGCGAGATGCGCGACCTGGAAACCATCGAGACCGCCCTCCACGCGGCCGAGACGGGGCATCTGGTCTTCTCGACGCTCCATACGCTGGATGCCACGGAAACCATCAACCGCATCATTTCCGTCTTCCCGCCGCACCACCAGAAGCAGGTGCGCCTGCAGATGGCGGCGGTGCTGAAGGCGGTCATCAGCCAGCGCCTGGTGCCCCGCTCCGACGGCCAGGGCCGCGTGCCCGCCATCGAGGTGCTCATCACCACCGAGACCGTCCGCACCTGCATCGAAGACAAGGACAAGACCAAGAACCTGCGCGATGTCATCGCCTCGGGCACCTCCCAGTACGGGATGCAGACCTTCGACCAGAGCCTCTACTTCCTCCTGAAGCAGGACCTCATCACCGAGGAGGAAGCCCTCAAGCGCGCCACCAACGTGGGCGAGTTCAAGCTGAAGCTCGAGGGCGTCTCCTCGGCTTCGGACGCCGCCCGGGGCAACATGGAAAACCAGATGACCATCAGCCAGGGCGCGGGGCGCGAATCCGGCAGCAAGGCTTCTCCGGTCCTGCCAGAGCCCATCTTGGCGCCGAAAAGCTCCACGACGCCTTTGCCCCCGCCGCAATCCGATCTTAAGATCGGACTCGGCCGCTAA